Proteins from a genomic interval of Capsicum annuum cultivar UCD-10X-F1 chromosome 4, UCD10Xv1.1, whole genome shotgun sequence:
- the LOC107854474 gene encoding E3 ubiquitin-protein ligase UPL1: MTTLRSSLPSRLRQLLSSEGAIGPSIKLDSEPPPRIKAFIDKVIQCPLQDIAIPLSGFRWEYGKGNFHHWRPLFLHFDAYFKTYLCSRKDLVLCDNILGDDSPFPKQAVLQILRVMQIILENCHNKGSFSGLEHFKLLLASTDPEILIATLETLAVLVKINPSKLHASGKLVGCGAINSCLLSLAQGWGSKEEGLGLYYCVTVNERSQDEGLSLFPSSVENDGDKSLYHLGSTLYFELHSVSAENNAESEDGAASTSMSVIHIPDLHVRKEEDLSLMKFCVEQYKVPPEQRFALLTRIRYAHAFRSPRVCRLYSKICLLAFIVLVQASDSHDELSSFFANEPEYTNELIRIVRSEETISGNVRTLAMNALGAQLAAYASSHERARILSGSSISFAGGNRMILLNVLQRAILSLSSSNDLSSVSFVEAVLQFYLLHVISSSSSGSVIRGSGMVPTFLPLVEDADPAHIHLVCLAVKTLQKLLDYSNAAVTLFKDLGGVELLANRLQIEVHRVIDRAGDDDNSMVIGEHFKSSEEQVYAQKRLIRVLLKALGSATYAPANSTRSQGSNEASLPATLCLIFSNVEKFGGDIYSSAVTVMSEIIHKDPTCFSALHELGLPIAFLSSVVSGILPSPKALTCVPNGLGAICLNPKGLESVKETSALRFLVDIFTNKKYVVAMNEGIVPLANAVEELLRHVSSLRGTGVDLIIEIVNSIASRGDGEHAESSGKSSETTEMDTDTDNREGVASSSLVESSYSTGETISDEQFIQLAVFHVMVLVHRTMENSETCRLFVEKSGIEALLKLLLRPSVAQSSEGMSIALHSTMVFKTFTQHHSAALARAFCSFLKDHLKKALSGFGMVSGAFMLDPKNTPDRTFSSLFLVEFLLFLAASKDNRWVTALLTEFGNGSKDVLEDIGRIHREILWQLALLEESKVDVEEGGAGATDEARQSESSATDTEEQRLNSFRQFLDPLLRRRMSGWSFESQFFDLINLYRDLTRASSLQQRQTTDGSSNVRIEASHQSEQAGSLDDAGASNQKEDKQKSYYHSCRDMVKSLSIHIAHLFQEMGKVMLLPSRRRDDTLNVSAPSKSVASTFASIAIDHMNFGGHITSGSEVSTKCRYFGKVIEFIDGILLDKPDSCNAVILNCLYGRGVIQSVLTTFEATSQLLFALNRAPTSPMDTDEKHTRQDGVEDADRSWIYGPLGSYGKLMDHLATSSLILSPFTKHLLTQPLISGDIPFPRDEETFVKVLQSMVLKAVLPVWTHPQFTECSYDFIAAVLNIIRHIYSGVEVKNANSTAARVAGPPPNETTISTIVEMGFTRNRAEEALRQVGSNSVELAMEWLFSHPEEVQEDDELARALAMSLGNSGSEAKEDVPKESILTIEEEMVQPPPVDELLSTCRKLLQMKDSLAFPVRDLLVMICSQNDGEHRSAVVSFIVEQVKLSSNVSEDGNSSILSNLFHVLALILNEDADAREIAAKTGLVKVSSDLLSQWISSTFDKEKVPKWVTAAFVAIDRLSQADQKLNADILEQLKGDDTTQKPVSINEDKYSKLQSSLSPKYLDVQEQKQLVEIACGCMRNQLPSETMHAVLQLCATLTRTHSVAVNFLDAGGLQLLLSLPTSSLFIGFDNIAATIIRHILEDPQTLQQAMEAEIRHNVVSASNRQSSGRLTPRNFLLNLTSVIQRDPAIFLRAARAVCQVEMVGERPYVVLLRDRDKDKKDKDREKEKSEDKDKMQNADLKSGVGNVSHGVHGKSLDASSKNVKVHRKPPHSFVNVIEQLLDPVVKFVPPLKDEPATKESSSSTDMEIDVSASKGKGKAIASASEASEADSHDLSAYMAKIVFILKLLTEILLMYTASVNILLRKDSEVSSCIAVPVRAGHLAGGIFHHILHKFLPYAKSSRKEKKTDVDWRQKLSSRATQFLVASCVRSTEARKRIFTEINSVFSDFVEFGSGFRAPGIEIQAFVDLLNDVLTARAPTGSSISAEASATFIDVGLVQSLTRALHVLDLDHTDSSKVVTGVVKVLELVTKEHVHAAESNAGRGEQSTKTQDHNQSGTPNDAFAVETNETASQPNVNSVPTDHIEPFGTSQNFGGSEAVTDDMEHDQDIDGGFGPSNEDDYMHESNEDTRNMENGLEIRFEIQPDVQEHLVEDEDDEDDDDDDEMSGDEGDEVDEDEEGDEEEQNDLEEDEAHHLQHPDTDQDDQEIDEDDFDEEVMDEEDEEDEDDEDGVILRLGDGMNGINVFDHIEVFGREHSLSSETLHVMPVEVFGSRRQGRTTSIYNLLGRGGDSIAPSQHPLLVEPSSLLQLGQPRQSESIRDAYSDRSSEGTSSRLDSVFRSLRSSRHGQRFNFWTNDNQQSGGSGASALPQGFEDLVVSHLRRPSPEKSADQDPTEGSQNRGEATQFAGSGEMAAETAVENNSNNEARDASVPSTVLDESGGANVTSVANVSSQGTDAPNRQSQPVEMQFEQNDVAIRDVEAVSQESSGSGATLGESLRSLDVEIGSADGHDDGGDRQGSADARTRRTNISFGNSSQISARDVALHSVSEASEHSNQEAEQSGPNEEQLRNVDADSGSIDPAFLEALPEELRAEVLSAQQGQATQPPNSEPQNGGDIDPEFLAALPADIREEVLAQQRAQRLQQSQELEGQPVEMDTVSIIATFPSELREEVLLTSSDAILANLTPALVAEANMLRERFARRYNRSLFGMYPRSRRGDSRRNEQLERTGGTLSRRSAGGKPLEADGSPLVDTEGLRALVRLLRVFQPIYKVPLQRLMLNLSAHAETRVALVKILMDLLMLDVGQPANDLNTAEPPYRLYGCQSNVMYSRPQHLDGIPPLLSRRVLETLTYLAKNHSLVAKTLLEFRLPRPVPKGPIIPDQRRGKAVMVEADGPDRWQHEEQVALALLLGLLNHPLYLRSVAHLEQLLNLLDVVVQNTESKSSAREEPVTSSTEQPVDPPIQSAEMNTESHAASSEVEDKPGASSSVAGRDQSIESILLGLPQLELRLLCSLLAREGLSDNAYSLVAEVLKKLVAIAPAICHLFITELAGSVQSLTRSAMDELNKFREVEKALLSTTSTDGAVILRVLQALSTLVASIADKNKDNQIISEKEHGATISLVWDINTALEPLWQELSTCISTIESFSETAPNLSRSSIVTTSKPSGAMPPLPAGTQNILPYIESFFVMCEKLHPAHLGAGQEFSIATVPDAEEASASAMQPRTPTSATKVDEKHIAFVKFAEKHRKLLNAFVRQNPGLLEKSFSIMLKVPRFVDFDNKRSYFRSKIKHQHDHHHSPLRISVRRAYILEDSYNQLRMRTTQELKGRLTVHFQGEEGIDAGGLTREWYQLLSRVIFDKGALLFTTVGNEATFQPNPNSVYQTEHLSYFKFVGRVVGKALFDGQLLDVHFTRSFYKHILGAKVTYHDIEAIDPDYFKNLKWLLENDISDILDLTFSIDADEEKLILYERNEVTDYELIPGGRNIRVTEENKQQYVDLVAEHRLTTAIRPQINAFLEGFSELIPRDLISIFHDKELELLISGLPDIDLDDLRANTEYSGYSPASPVIQWFWEVVQAFSKEDKARLLQFVTGTSKVPLEGFSALQGISGVQKFQIHKAYGSADHLPSAHTCFNQLDLPEYPSKEHLEERLLLAIHEANEGFGFG, from the exons ATGACGACGTTAAGATCGAGTTTGCCGTCGAGGTTACGGCAACTTCTATCCAGCGAAGGAGCTATTGGTCCATCTATTAAACTAGACTCTGAACCT CCCCCCAGAATAAAAGCCTTTATTGACAAGGTCATCCAGTGTCCATTACAAGATATAGCAATACCTCTTTCTGGTTTCCGCTGGGAGTATGGCAAG GGAAATTTTCATCACTGGAGACCATTGTTTCTACATTTTGATGCATATTTCAAGACGTACTTATGTAGTAGGAAAGATCTCGTCTTGTGTGATAACATATTAGGAGATGATAGCCCTTTCCCCAAGCAagcagttctacagattttacgTGTGATGCAGATCATACTAGAAAATTGCCATAACAAGGGTTCATTTAGTGGCTTGGAG CATTTCAAGCTTTTGCTGGCTTCAACAGATCCTGAGATCCTCATTGCAACTTTAGAGACTCTTGCTGTATTAGTAAAAATAAATCCTTCGAAGCTACATGCAAGTGGTAAATTGGTTGGGTGTGGTGCTATAAATAGTTGTCTACTGTCACTTGCGCAGGGATGGGGAAGCAAGGAAGAAGGTCTGGGCTTGTATTATTGTGTTACTGTAAACGAAAGAAGTCAGGATGAAGGCCTATCTTTGTTTCCATCCAGTGTGGAAAATGATGGCGACAAGTCACTTTATCACTTGGGGTCCACCCTTTATTTTGAGTTGCATAGTGTCAGTGCCGAAAACAATGCTGAAAGTGAGGATGGTGCAGCATCAACGAGCATGAGTGTAATTCACATACCTGATCTCCATGTACGGAAAGAGGAAGATCTGTCGCTAATGAAGTTCTGTGTTGAGCAGTATAAGGTTCCTCCTGAGCAAAGGTTTGCATTGCTGACAAGAATCAGATATGCACATGCGTTCCGTTCCCCCAGAGTATGTAGGCTTTACAGCAAGATATGTCTTCTTGCTTTCATTGTGCTTGTCCAGGCTAGTGATTCCCATGATGAACTTTCGTCCTTTTTTGCTAATGAACCTGAATACACGAATGAGTTGATAAGGATTGTCAGATCTGAAGAAACCATCTCTGGAAATGTTAGAACACTAGCAATGAATGCCTTGGGCGCACAATTAGCTGCTTATGCATCATCACATGAGCGGGCGAGGATTTTGAGTGGATCAAGCATCAGTTTTGCTGGTGGTAATCGAATGATCCTTTTGAATGTTTTACAGAGAGCAATCTTGTCACTAAGCAGCTCAAATGACTTGTCATCAGTATCCTTTGTTGAAGCTGTTCTGCAGTTTTACCTGCTACATGTCATATCCTCTTCAAGCTCTGGTAGTGTTATTCGCGGGTCTGGAATGGTGCCAACTTTTTTGCCTCTAGTAGAGGATGCTGATCCTGCACATATACATCTTGTTTGCCTGGCTGTGAAAACACTGCAAAAGCTTCTGGATTATAGTAATGCAGCAGTAACCCTTTTCAAAGATCTAGGTGGAGTTGAGCTTTTGGCTAATAGGTTACAGATAGAAGTGCACAGAGTGATTGACAGAGCTGGAGATGATGACAATTCTATGGTCATTGGTGAGCATTTTAAATCTAGTGAAGAACAAGTATATGCTCAAAAGAGACTTATTAGGGTCTTATTGAAGGCACTTGGATCTGCTACCTATGCTCCTGCAAATTCGACCAGATCTCAGGGTTCTAACGAAGCATCTTTACCTGCCACTTTGTGTCTGATATTTAGTAACGTGGAAAAATTTGGGGGTGATATTTATTCCTCAGCCGTGACTGTTATGAGCGAAATAATTCACAAAGATCCGACATGTTTTTCTGCTCTGCATGAGTTGGGTCTTCCTATTGCTTTTTTGTCTTCAGTGGTATCTGGGATACTACCGTCTCCAAAAGCTCTAACTTGTGTACCTAATGGTCTCGGTGCAATTTGCCTTAACCCGAAGGGACTGGAGTCTGTGAAAGAAACTTCAGCATTGCGTTTCCTTGTAGACATATTTACCAACAAGAAGTACGTGGTAGCTATGAATGAAGGTATTGTCCCTTTGGCAAATGCTGTGGAAGAGCTGTTGCGCCATGTATCTTCGCTGAGAGGTACTGGAGTGGATTTAATAATTGAGATTGTTAACAGTATTGCTTCACGTGGTGATGGTGAACATGCTGAGTCATCAGGGAAATCAAGCGAGACTACCGAAATGGACACAGACACAGATAACAGAGAGGGTGTTGCATCCAGCTCATTGGTTGAATCATCTTATTCAACTGGGGAAACTATCAGCGATGAGCAGTTCATTCAGTTGGCTGTCTTTCATGTGATGGTTCTTGTTCACCGTACAATGGAGAACTCTGAAACTTGTCGGTTATTTGTGGAAAAGTCGGGCATTGAAGCTTTGTTGAAACTACTCCTACGTCCAAGTGTTGCACAGTCATCTGAAGGGATGTCCATAGCATTACACAGCACCATGGTCTTCAAGACTTTCACCCAACACCACTCTGCTGCTTTGGCTCGTGCTTTCTGTTCCTTTCTCAAAGATCATTTAAAAAAAGCGCTGTCTGGATTTGGCATGGTTTCTGGTGCTTTTATGTTGGATCCCAAGAATACTCCAGATAGGacattttcttcacttttcctAGTTGAGTTTCTTTTATTTCTGGCTGCCTCCAAAGACAACCGATGGGTGACTGCTCTTTTAACGGAGTTTGGAAACGGCAGCAAAGATGTATTGGAAGATATTGGTCGCATTCATCGTGAAATTCTTTGGCAATTAGCGTTGCTTGAAGAATCTAAGGTTGATGTGGAGGAAGGCGGTGCTGGTGCAACTGATGAGGCACGACAGTCTGAATCGAGTGCAACTGATACAGAAGAACAAAGATTAAATTCCTTTAGGCAGTTCCTTGACCCCTTACTTCGCAGAAGGATGTCAGGGTGGAGTTTTGAATCACAGTTTTTTGATCTGATCAATCTATATCGGGATCTGACTAGAGCCTCTAGTCTTCAGCAACGTCAGACCACTGATGGTTCTTCAAATGTTCGAATAGAAGCTAGTCATCAATCAGAACAAGCAGGTTCTCTTGATGACGCTGGTGCCAGTAATCAAAAAGAGGACAAACAGAAATCCTATTATCATTCCTGCCGTGATATGGTGAAATCCCTATCAATCCATATTGCCCATTTGTTTCAAGAGATGGGCAAGGTAATGCTACTTCCATCACGTAGGCGGGATGATACACTCAATGTGTCAGCTCCATCAAAATCTGTTGCTTCAACTTTTGCTTCAATTGCCATTGATCACATGAACTTTGGAGGTCATATAACTTCTGGATCGGAGGTGTCAACCAAATGTCGTTATTTCGGCAAGGTTATTGAATTTATTGATGGTATTCTGCTGGACAAACCTGATTCTTGCAATGCTGTTATATTGAATTGCCTTTATGGGCGTGGGGTTATTCAGTCGGTGTTAACCACGTTTGAAGCTACTAGTCAGTTGCTCTTTGCCCTCAATAGAGCCCCTACTTCTCCTATGGATACTGATGAGAAACATACCAGGCAGGATGGTGTTGAGGATGCAGATCGTTCGTGGATATATGGCCCCCTGGGTAGTTATGGGAAGCTGATGGATCATCTGGCGACTTCATCTTTAATTCTATCTCCTTTCACAAAGCATTTACTGACTCAACCTTTGATAAGTGGTGATATCCCATTTCCACGGGACGAGGAGACATTTGTAAAGGTTCTTCAATCCATGGTATTGAAGGCTGTACTTCCTGTTTGGACTCATCCTCAATTCACAGAATGCAGTTATGATTTCATTGCAGCTGTTCTCAATATCATTAGACACATCTACTCCGGAGTAGAAGTCAAAAACGCAAACAGCACTGCTGCTCGTGTGGCTGGTCCTCCCCCAAATGAAACTACAATTTCTACAATTGTTGAAATGGGGTTCACCAGGAATAGGGCGGAAGAGGCTTTGAGGCAGGTTGGTTCAAACAGTGTAGAATTGGCAATGGAGTGGTTGTTCTCACATCCAGAGGAAGTACAAGAAGATGATGAACTTGCCCGTGCCCTTGCCATGTCTCTTGGGAACTCTGGATCTGAGGCAAAGGAAGATGTTCCCAAAGAAAGCATCCTGAccattgaagaagaaatggttCAGCCTCCTCCTGTTGATGAGTTGTTGTCTACATGCCGAAAGCTTCTACAGATGAAGGACTCTCTTGCTTTTCCTGTCAGGGATCTTCTTGTGATGATATGCTCCCAAAATGATGGTGAACATCGGTCAGCTGTGGTTTCGTTTATTGTTGAACAAGTGAAGCTTTCTAGTAATGTCTCTGAGGATGGAAACAGCAGCATTCTTTCTAATCTCTTTCATGTTCTTGCTCTGATTCTTAATGAAGACGCTGATGCCAGAGAGATAGCTGCAAAGACTGGTTTGGTCAAGGTCTCATCTGATCTTCTTTCACAGTGGATTTCCAGTACATTTGATAAGGAGAAAGTTCCCAAATGGGTGACAGCAGCTTTTGTTGCTATTGATCGGCTTTCTCAAGCGGATCAGAAGTTGAATGCTGATATACTGGAACAGCTGAAGGGGGATGATACTACACAGAAGCCAGTTTCGATTAACGAGGATAAATATAGTAAGTTGCAGTCTTCTCTGTCTCCAAAATATCTGGATGTACAAGAGCAGAAGCAGCTTGTTGAAATAGCTTGTGGCTGTATGAGGAACCAGCTTCCCTCGGAAACAATGCATGCTGTGTTGCAGCTGTGTGCAACTCTTACAAGAACTCACTCTGTTGCTGTTAACTTTCTGGATGCTGGTGGATTGCAGTTGCTTCTTTCTTTGCCAACGAGCAGCTTGTTTATTGGGTTTGACAATATTGCCGCTACTATAATAAGACATATTCTCGAGGATCCCCAGACTCTACAACAAGCTATGGAAGCAGAGATACGGCACAATGTTGTATCTGCTTCTAATAGACAGTCAAGTGGAAGGCTCACACCTCGTAATTTTCTGTTAAATTTGACTTCTGTTATTCAGCGGGATCCAGCGATTTTCTTGCGGGCTGCTCGTGCGGTCTGCCAAGTGGAGATGGTCGGTGAACGACCTTATGTAGTCTTGTTGAGGGACCGTGACAAGGACAAAAAGGACAAAGACAGGGAGAAAGAGAAATCAGAAGACAAAGATAAAATGCAGAATGCAGATCTGAAGTCTGGTGTTGGTAATGTGAGCCATGGAGTACATGGCAAGAGTCTTGATGCAAGTTCTAAGAATGTCAAAGTTCATCGAAAGCCGCCTCATAGCTTTGTAAATGTCATTGAGCAGCTTTTGGATCCAGTGGTTAAGTTTGTTCCTCCATTGAAAGATGAACCGGCAACAAAAGAGAGCTCTAGTTCAACGGATATGGAGATTGATGTTTCCGCAAGCAAGGGTAAAGGGAAAGCTATCGCCTCTGCTTCTGAAGCAAGTGAAGCTGATAGCCATGACTTGTCTGCATATATGGCTAAGATTGTATTCATTTTGAAGCTCCTGACTGAGATTCTTTTGATGTATACTGCTTCAGTTAATATTTTGCTTAGAAAAGATTCTGAAGTTAGCAGTTGCATAGCTGTTCCAGTACGGGCAGGGCACCTTGCTGGTGGAatttttcatcatattcttcataaGTTTTTGCCGTACGCCAAGAGTTCTAGGAAAGAGAAAAAAACTGATGTGGACTGGAGGCAAAAACTTTCGAGCAGAGCTACCCAGTTTCTTGTGGCATCTTGTGTTCGCTCGACGGAGGCAAGGAAAAGAATCTTTACAGAGATTAACAGCGTCTTTAGTGATTTTGTTGAGTTTGGAAGTGGTTTTAGGGCACCCGGAATCGAAATTCAAGCTTTTGTTGATCTTCTCAATGATGTATTGACAGCTCGTGCACCTACAGGTTCTTCCATCTCAGCAGAAGCTTCAGCTACTTTCATAGATGTCGGTCTGGTTCAATCTCTGACCCGAGCTCTTCATGTCTTGGACCTGGATCATACTGATTCTTCCAAGGTTGTTACTGGTGTGGTAAAAGTTCTGGAGTTGGTAACGAAGGAGCATGTCCATGCGGCTGAGTCCAATGCTGGTAGGGGAGAACAGTCGACAAAAACTCAGGATCATAATCAATCTGGTACTCCTAATGATGCCTTTGCAGTCGAAACTAATGAAACTGCATCACAGCCTAATGTGAATTCAGTGCCAACAGATCACATTGAACCCTTTGGCACATCTCAAAACTTTGGTGGGTCTGAAGCTGTCACTGATGATATGGAACATGACCAGGATATTGATGGTGGTTTTGGTCCATCCAATGAGGATGATTACATGCATGAAAGTAATGAGGAcactagaaatatggaaaatggccTTGAGATAAGATTTGAAATCCAGCCTGATGTACAAGAGCATCTTGTTGAGGATGAAGATgacgaagatgatgatgatgatgatgagatgtCAGGTGATGAAGGAGATGAAgttgatgaagatgaagaaggggatgaagaagaacaGAATGATCTAGAGGAAGATGAAGCTCATCACTTACAACATCCTGATACTGATCAAGATGACCAAGAAATAGATGAAGATGACTTTGATGAGGAGGTAATGGATGAAgaggatgaagaagatgaggatgACGAGGATGGTGTAATACTTCGTCTGGGTGATGGAATGAATGGAATAAATGTATTTGACCACATTGAAGTTTTTGGTCGAGAGCATAGTCTTTCCAGTGAAACTTTACATGTTATGCCTGTTGAAGTTTTTGGCTCTAGGCGTCAGGGGCGTACAACATCCATCTACAATCTTTTGGGGAGAGGTGGTGATAGCATTGCTCCTTCACAACATCCCCTTCTGGTGGAACCATCTTCCTTGCTGCAATTGGGTCAACCTCGGCAATCAG AGAGTATTCGTGATGCTTATTCCGATAGGAGCTCAGAAGGAACCTCATCGCGCCTGGATTCTGTATTCCGTTCTCTCCGGAGCAGCCGTCACGGTCAACGGTTCAATTTTTGGACCAATGATAACCAGCAAAGTGGTGGATCAGGTGCCTCTGCTCTTCCACAGGGTTTTGAGGATTTGGTTGTTTCCCACTTGAGGCGGCCAAGTCCTGAGAAATCAGCTGATCAAGATCCTACAGAGGGGTCTCAGAATCGAGGTGAGGCCACCCAGTTTGCTGGATCAGGTGAAATGGCAGCTGAAACTGCGGTGGAGAACAATAGCAACAATGAAGCCAGAGATGCCTCTGTCCCCTCAACAGTTTTGGATGAATCAGGTGGTGCTAATGTGACATCTGTAGCAAATGTGTCTTCTCAGGGAACAGATGCACCAAATAGACAATCTCAACCTGTCGAAATGCAGTTTGAACAGAATGATGTTGCCATAAGGGATGTTGAGGCAGTTAGCCAAGAAAGCAGCGGAAGTGGTGCAACTCTGGGTGAAAGTCTTCGAAGTCTTGATGTTGAAATTGGAAGTGCAGATGGGCATGATGATGGCGGCGATAGGCAAGGCTCAGCAGATGCTCGAACTAGGAGGACTAACATTTCTTTTGGAAATTCTTCTCAGATAAGTGCGAGGGATGTTGCTCTTCACAGTGTGTCTGAAGCGTCAGAACATTCAAATCAAGAAGCTGAACAAAGTGGACCCAATGAGGAACAGCTACGTAATGTAGATGCTGATTCTGGATCAATTGATCCTGCATTTCTAGAGGCGCTTCCTGAGGAGTTGCGAGCTGAGGTCCTCTCAGCTCAACAGGGTCAAGCAACTCAACCACCTAATTCTGAGCCTCAAAATGGTGGAGATATTGATCCAGAATTTCTGGCAGCCCTTCCGGCGGACATCCGAGAAGAAGTGTTGGCACAACAAAGGGCACAACGACTGCAACAGTCACAAGAATTAGAAGGCCAACCTGTTGAGATGGACACAGTGTCGATTATTGCTACATTCCCTTCAGAACTACGGGAAGAG GTCCTTCTGACATCTTCTGATGCCATTCTTGCTAATTTAACACCTGCTCTTGTGGCGGAAGCAAATATGTTGCGCGAGAGGTTTGCACGAAGGTATAACCGATCACTTTTTGGTATGTATCCTAGAAGTCGTAGAGGCGACTCCAGGCGGAATGAACAATTGGAAAGGACTGGTGGAACCCTTTCACGTAGATCAGCTGGAGGTAAGCCTCTAGAGGCAGATGGATCTCCCTTGGTCGATACTGAGGGCTTAAGAGCACTGGTGCGGTTGCTTCGAGTATTCCAG CCAATTTACAAAGTCCCTCTACAGAGGCTGATGTTGAATCTTAGTGCACATGCTGAAACAAGAGTTGCTTTAGTGAAAATATTGATGGACTTGTTGATGCTTGATGTCGGACAGCCTGCTAATGATCTGAATACTGCTGAACCCCCATATCGACTATATGGTTGCCAAAGTAATGTGATGTACTCACGTCCTCAGCATCTTGATG GAATTCCTCCATTGCTATCTCGTCGTGTTCTTGAAACACTTACATACTTGGCAAAGAACCATTCTTTAGTCGCAAAGACACTACTGGAATTCAGGCTCCCTCGACCAGTGCCGAAAGGGCCAATAATTCCGGATCAGAGGCGTGGAAAAGCTGTCATGGTTGAGGCTGATGGACCAGATAGATGGCAGCATGAGGAACAAGTAGCTCTTGCTTTGCTTTTGGGCCTCTTGAATCATCCCCtttatttgagaagtgttgcgcATCTAGAGCAG CTGTTAAATCTGTTAGATGTTGTAGTCCAAAACACCGAGAGCAAATCAAGTGCACGTGAAGAACCTGTCACATCTTCTACAGAGCAACCGGTTGATCCTCCAATTCAATCTGctgaaatgaatactgaatctCATGCAGCTTCATCTGAGGTTGAGGACAAACCTGGAGCATCATCCTCTGTTGCAGGCAGAGACCAAAGTATTGAAAGTATTCTACTTGGACTACCTCAATTAGAACTTCGACTCCTGTGCTCATTGCTTGCAAGAGAAGG tctttCAGACAATGCTTACTCATTGGTAGCAGAGGTACTGAAAAAGTTGGTGGCCATAGCTCCTGCCatttgtcatttatttattactGAGCTAGCTGGCTCTGTGCAAAGTCTGACCAGATCTGCAATGGATGAGTTAAACAAGTTTAGGGAAGTAGAAAAAGCATTGCTTAGTACCACTTCAACTGATGGCGCTGTGATACTCAGGGTTTTACAAGCATTAAGCACTCTTGTTGCTTCAATTGCTGACAAGAACAAGGACAATCAAATTATTTCTGAGAAAGAGCACGGTGCTACTATCTCCCTGGTTTGGGACATCAACACAGCTTTAGAACCTCTATGGCAGGAGCTGAGCACTTGCATTAGCACAATAGAGAGTTTTTCTGAAACAGCACCCAACCTGTCACGCTCATCTATTGTTACCACATCTAAACCTTCTGGAGCAATGCCTCCACTGCCAGCAGGCACACAAAACATTTTGCCATACATAGAGTCCTTTTTTGTGATGTGTGAGAAGTTGCATCCTGCGCATTTGGGTGCAGGGCAGGAGTTTAGTATTGCTACAGTTCCTGATGCAGAAGAAGCTTCTGCTTCTGCTATGCAACCCAGAACACCTACATCTGCAACAAAAGTTGATGAGAAGCACATTGCTTTTGTAAAATTTGCAGAGAAGCACAGAAAACTTCTTAATGCTTTTGTTCGGCAGAATCCTGGACTATTGGAGAAGTCTTTCTCCATCATGCTGAAGGTTCCTCGTTTTGTTGATTTTGACAATAAAAGGTCCTACTTTAGATCTAAGATTAAACATCAACACGACCATCATCACAGTCCTCTGAGAATTTCTGTGAGAAGAGCTTATATACTTGAAGATTCATATAATCAGCTGCGAATGAGGACAACTCAAGAATTGAAAGGGAGATTGACTGTACATTTCCAAGGGGAAGAAGGGATTGATGCTGGTGGACTTACTAGGGAATGGTATCAGTTACTTTCCAGAGTAATTTTTGATAAGGGAGCACTATTGTTTACTACAGTTGGCAATGAAGCAACATTTCAGCCAAATCCCAACTCTGTGTACCAAACTGAGCACCTCTCATACTTCAAATTTGTTGGGCGAGTG GTTGGGAAGGCTCTTTTTGATGGTCAACTTCTCGATGTTCATTTTACACGGTCGTTCTACAAACATATACTTGGTGCTAAAGTGACATATCATGATATCGAAGCTATTGATCCTGACTACTTCAAAAATTTGAAATGGCTGCTTGAG AATGACATAAGTGATATTTTGGACCTTACATTCAGCATTGATGCTGATGAAGAGAAGTTGATACTTTATGAACGCAATGAG GTGACTGACTATGAACTAATCCCGGGTGGACGAAATATCAGAGTCACCGAGGAAAATAAGCAACAGTATGTTGACTTGGTCGCTGAGCATCGGTTGACGACTGCTATCCGCCCTCAGATAAATGCTTTTTTGGAAGGATTCAGTGAATTGATTCCGCGGGATCTAATCTCAATCTTTCATGACAAGGAACTTGAGTTGTTAATTAGCGGTCTTCCTGACATCGATC TTGATGACTTGAGGGCAAATACAGAATATTCTGGATACAGCCCAGCatcacctgttattcagtggtTTTGGGAAGTCGTTCAAGCTTTTAGCAAGGAAGACAAAGCTCGCCTCCTTCAGTTTGTCACTGGGACCTCTAAG GTGCCGTTGGAAGGGTTTAGTGCACTGCAAGGAATTTCAGGTGTCCAGAAATTTCAGATCCACAAAGCTTACGGCAGTGCTGACCACTTGCCTTCAGCACATACATG TTTTAACCAGTTGGATCTACCAGAGTATCCCTCTAAAGAGCATCTAGAGGAACGACTACTGCTTGCCATTCATGAAGCCAACGAAGGATTCGGATTTGGCTAA